From Yersinia hibernica, a single genomic window includes:
- a CDS encoding CDP-alcohol phosphatidyltransferase family protein: MTLYDIKPRFQALLRPCLVWLYQRGVTANQVTLFTLVASLVVGSALALYPTPMMFLLLPVFLFFRMALNAIDGMLAREFNQQSRLGALLNEIGDVVSDIALYLPFALLPYAHSEWVILAMFLALLTEFCGVMAQTLGRSRGYQGPLGKSDRALLFGTYGLAVAVWPTALVYSGWLFGFACLLLLWTCINRCRAALRSEA, encoded by the coding sequence ATGACGCTTTATGATATTAAACCACGATTTCAGGCGCTGCTGCGCCCATGTTTGGTTTGGTTATATCAGCGAGGAGTGACCGCGAATCAAGTTACTTTGTTTACTTTGGTCGCTTCATTAGTCGTCGGCTCTGCATTGGCATTATATCCCACGCCAATGATGTTTCTGCTGCTCCCGGTATTCCTGTTTTTCCGAATGGCGCTGAATGCTATTGACGGCATGCTGGCTCGGGAGTTCAACCAGCAGTCGCGCTTAGGGGCATTACTTAATGAGATTGGCGATGTGGTGTCGGATATTGCGCTTTACTTGCCATTTGCGTTGCTTCCCTATGCGCATTCTGAGTGGGTGATATTAGCGATGTTTTTAGCCTTACTGACTGAATTTTGTGGTGTTATGGCGCAAACATTGGGCCGATCACGAGGATATCAGGGGCCATTAGGGAAAAGTGACCGAGCGCTGTTATTTGGCACTTATGGGCTGGCGGTTGCGGTGTGGCCAACGGCCTTGGTTTATTCGGGGTGGCTGTTCGGTTTTGCCTGCCTATTATTATTGTGGACATGCATTAATCGCTGCCGAGCGGCATTAAGGTCAGAGGCATAA
- a CDS encoding DUF1120 domain-containing protein gives MKKRLIGLTVLSSLVLGITAAQAATPTAELKVIGTLTVPSCTVASPDEGVYDFGKMSSSLVKSGTATTPLTAMTKTWTVSCDAETYLNFTPIDNRAASVSVAGATNFGMGNVNGTGKIGYYTAQIKNGTVDNKSSSVFTSASSTFTLTSTAALTTGMRTGWSSAANTQSTGKVFSADITVSPVLAGTTTMGGPITEDAEIDGSMTMNFAFGI, from the coding sequence ATGAAAAAGCGACTGATTGGCCTCACGGTATTATCTTCTCTGGTTCTGGGCATCACTGCCGCCCAAGCTGCTACACCCACTGCAGAATTAAAAGTTATCGGTACTTTGACGGTACCAAGCTGCACGGTTGCCTCTCCGGATGAGGGAGTTTATGACTTTGGTAAAATGTCTTCCTCTTTGGTTAAATCAGGTACTGCAACGACTCCACTGACAGCAATGACGAAAACCTGGACAGTCAGTTGTGATGCGGAAACTTACCTGAACTTCACGCCTATTGATAACCGCGCGGCATCTGTCAGCGTGGCAGGGGCAACTAACTTCGGTATGGGCAACGTGAATGGTACCGGTAAAATCGGCTATTACACCGCACAGATAAAGAACGGCACAGTGGATAATAAATCCTCTAGCGTGTTCACTTCCGCGAGTTCAACCTTTACGCTGACATCAACTGCGGCGCTGACAACCGGCATGCGAACTGGCTGGTCATCTGCTGCGAATACCCAGAGCACCGGTAAAGTGTTCAGTGCTGATATTACAGTTAGCCCAGTTTTGGCTGGCACCACGACGATGGGCGGCCCAATTACTGAAGATGCAGAAATCGACGGTTCAATGACCATGAACTTCGCATTCGGCATCTAA
- a CDS encoding response regulator transcription factor, with the protein MKDIIIFSQYDLLRFYLNNLINKLIIDKDLKDVINVTVCSSFSDLELHVIKTKKAFIIIDTDDISKPELFRVSHFIHAVNSRICLFTKEHEFSQGYTGLMLDFSSSLLSKTASQSHIENSIYKFIFNDDATYQQGSKVNAKRILTTREAEVCELILSGMTNYDIAKKLAISHKTVSAHKKSIHTKYEAKNLIDLYQRLK; encoded by the coding sequence ATGAAAGATATTATTATATTTAGTCAATACGACTTGCTTCGTTTTTATTTAAATAATTTAATCAATAAGTTGATTATTGATAAAGATCTTAAAGATGTTATCAATGTCACTGTTTGCTCAAGCTTTAGTGATTTAGAATTGCATGTAATAAAAACAAAGAAAGCCTTTATTATTATCGACACAGATGATATTTCTAAACCTGAACTTTTCAGAGTCTCACATTTTATTCATGCAGTGAACAGCAGGATCTGTCTTTTTACAAAAGAACACGAGTTTTCACAAGGTTATACCGGCCTAATGCTGGATTTCTCATCATCTTTACTGAGTAAGACCGCATCTCAAAGCCATATTGAGAATTCGATATATAAATTTATATTTAACGATGACGCCACTTATCAGCAAGGAAGCAAGGTAAATGCGAAACGGATATTAACTACTCGAGAAGCTGAAGTGTGTGAACTAATTTTATCTGGCATGACTAATTATGATATAGCAAAGAAGCTTGCTATTAGCCATAAGACAGTGTCAGCACACAAAAAGAGTATCCATACTAAGTATGAAGCAAAAAATCTGATTGATTTATATCAAAGATTAAAATAA
- a CDS encoding DUF1120 domain-containing protein, whose protein sequence is MMKFAILSSLLLGVAVHAATPTAQLKVKGKIGIPTCTVNAPDGGVYNIGEISSSKVKTGTAVTELSAIKKTWTVTCDSLTYLSLTATDNRRASVSDTTGIHNFGLGFVNGSGKLGFYKTTMNNAAVDGVSSLLYFIDANNVLQGGHTLETLTNNFRFGWSENTTTAKAGKVFSADFTVIPTLAGSTTMGGAITENINIDGSTTMSFSFAI, encoded by the coding sequence ATGATGAAGTTTGCCATATTATCTTCTTTATTATTGGGTGTTGCTGTTCATGCCGCAACACCTACTGCTCAATTGAAGGTTAAAGGCAAGATTGGAATCCCAACCTGCACTGTCAATGCACCTGATGGTGGTGTTTATAATATTGGTGAGATCTCATCAAGTAAGGTAAAAACCGGTACAGCAGTAACCGAATTGTCTGCGATTAAGAAAACCTGGACAGTGACTTGTGATAGCCTAACTTACCTGAGCTTGACTGCGACAGATAACCGCAGAGCTTCTGTCAGCGATACCACGGGTATTCACAATTTCGGTTTGGGTTTTGTCAATGGCAGCGGAAAATTGGGTTTCTATAAAACGACGATGAACAATGCTGCCGTCGATGGAGTGAGCAGTTTACTGTATTTCATCGATGCAAATAACGTCTTACAAGGTGGGCATACTCTGGAGACATTAACCAATAACTTCCGCTTTGGCTGGTCTGAAAATACTACCACGGCGAAAGCCGGTAAAGTATTCAGTGCTGATTTTACGGTAATTCCGACATTGGCAGGTTCAACCACTATGGGGGGAGCTATCACTGAAAATATCAATATTGATGGTTCTACCACCATGAGTTTTTCTTTTGCTATTTAG
- a CDS encoding DUF1120 domain-containing protein: MKTHIFKLTILTSLILSIGVEAAPPSAELKVKGKIGVPSCTVLAPDGGIYDLGKISATNIKPGTATTALPTVTKTWTINCDAVTYLSYTSIDNRLASASDTSTTRNHGLGNINGAGKIGFYTATLSNPRVDGNVTSMYYRLSTGAATAGASLYLVDSYYYGFSNASAVATAGKSFSTDITIAPILAGTTTMNGPVTENANIDGSVTMNFSFGI, encoded by the coding sequence ATGAAAACGCATATTTTCAAATTAACTATTTTGACCTCACTAATTCTCTCTATCGGGGTAGAGGCAGCACCGCCTTCCGCGGAGTTAAAAGTTAAAGGGAAAATAGGTGTTCCTAGCTGTACGGTGCTAGCACCAGATGGTGGTATTTACGATTTAGGCAAGATTTCAGCGACCAACATCAAACCAGGAACCGCCACAACAGCATTACCCACAGTGACCAAAACTTGGACTATCAATTGTGATGCAGTAACGTATTTAAGTTACACCAGCATTGATAACCGCTTAGCATCTGCCAGTGATACTTCAACAACCCGAAACCATGGGCTGGGTAATATTAATGGAGCGGGTAAAATTGGTTTTTATACTGCGACATTAAGTAATCCGCGTGTTGATGGTAATGTCACTTCAATGTACTACAGATTAAGTACTGGGGCTGCAACAGCAGGTGCCAGTTTATATTTGGTCGATAGTTATTATTATGGTTTTTCTAACGCCTCTGCTGTCGCCACGGCGGGTAAATCGTTTAGTACAGATATTACTATTGCACCAATATTGGCGGGAACCACGACCATGAATGGCCCGGTTACTGAAAACGCAAATATCGATGGTTCAGTAACGATGAACTTCTCATTTGGTATTTAA
- a CDS encoding DUF1120 domain-containing protein, whose product MKKQLIGLTVLSSLVLGITAAQAATPTAELKVIGTLTVPSCTVASPDEGVYDFGKMSSSLVKSGTATTPLTAMTKTWTVSCDAETYLNFKPIDNRAASVSVAGATNFGMGNVNGTGKIGYYTAQIKNGTVDNKSSSVFTSASSTFTLTSTAALTTGMLTGWSSAANTQSTGKVFSADITVSPVLAGTTTMGGPITEDAEIDGSMTMNFAFGI is encoded by the coding sequence ATGAAAAAGCAACTGATTGGCCTCACGGTATTATCTTCTCTGGTTCTGGGCATCACTGCCGCCCAAGCTGCTACACCTACTGCAGAATTAAAAGTTATCGGTACTTTGACGGTACCAAGCTGCACAGTTGCCTCTCCGGATGAGGGAGTTTATGACTTTGGTAAAATGTCTTCCTCTTTGGTTAAATCAGGTACTGCAACGACTCCGCTGACAGCAATGACGAAAACCTGGACAGTCAGTTGTGATGCAGAAACTTACCTGAACTTCAAGCCTATTGATAACCGCGCGGCATCTGTCAGCGTGGCAGGGGCAACTAACTTCGGTATGGGCAACGTGAATGGTACCGGTAAAATCGGCTATTACACCGCACAGATAAAGAACGGCACAGTGGATAATAAATCCTCTAGCGTGTTCACTTCCGCGAGTTCAACCTTTACGCTGACATCAACTGCGGCGCTGACAACCGGCATGCTAACTGGCTGGTCATCTGCTGCGAATACTCAGAGCACCGGTAAAGTGTTCAGTGCTGATATTACAGTTAGCCCAGTTTTGGCTGGCACCACGACGATGGGCGGCCCAATTACTGAAGATGCAGAAATCGACGGTTCAATGACCATGAACTTTGCATTCGGCATCTAA
- the mtfA gene encoding DgsA anti-repressor MtfA yields the protein MIKWLWKANQPQAKMLAQWREALNIPLLAPLNEEEQQRLVSVASHLLQQKRLVPLQGLVLTPLMQARLTLLFALPVMELGAKWLDGFHEVLIYPSPFVVDDDWQDDAGLVHSGQTVQSGQSWEQGPIVLNWQDIQDSFDLSGFNLVIHEAAHKLDMRNGGNSNGVPPIAMRDVAAWEYDLHQAMDNIQDEIDMVGIDAASMDAYAASDPAECFAVLSEYFFSAPELLENRFPAVYQHFCAFYRQDPLARLKRWENNNQNAEGSHPLNG from the coding sequence ATGATTAAGTGGCTGTGGAAAGCAAATCAACCGCAAGCGAAGATGCTTGCACAGTGGCGTGAAGCGCTGAATATTCCCCTATTGGCACCTTTAAATGAGGAGGAACAGCAGCGGCTGGTTTCTGTCGCTAGCCATTTGTTGCAACAAAAACGCCTGGTGCCACTGCAAGGATTGGTACTAACGCCGTTGATGCAGGCTCGCCTAACACTATTATTTGCCTTGCCGGTGATGGAGTTGGGTGCGAAGTGGTTAGATGGTTTTCATGAAGTGCTTATTTATCCATCTCCTTTTGTGGTTGACGACGACTGGCAAGATGATGCTGGCCTGGTTCACTCAGGTCAAACTGTGCAATCCGGCCAGAGTTGGGAGCAGGGGCCCATTGTTTTAAATTGGCAAGATATTCAGGATTCCTTTGATTTATCAGGCTTTAATCTTGTTATCCATGAGGCTGCTCATAAGCTGGATATGCGTAACGGCGGCAATTCAAACGGTGTGCCACCGATTGCTATGCGCGATGTTGCGGCATGGGAGTATGACCTGCATCAAGCAATGGATAACATTCAAGATGAGATAGATATGGTGGGTATTGACGCCGCCAGCATGGATGCATATGCCGCCAGTGACCCCGCAGAATGTTTTGCGGTGTTATCAGAATATTTTTTCAGCGCACCTGAACTGTTGGAAAATCGTTTTCCGGCGGTTTATCAACATTTCTGCGCTTTTTATCGCCAAGACCCATTGGCCAGGCTAAAACGTTGGGAAAATAATAATCAGAACGCCGAGGGTTCACATCCCCTAAATGGTTAG
- a CDS encoding tyrosine-type recombinase/integrase — translation MSLTDTKIRSLKPSDRPFKVSDSHGLYLLVKPSGSRHWYLKYRIKGKESRIALGAYPVISLSDARSQREGIRKMLVLNINPAEQRATERSSRIPAKVFKNVALAWHKSNKQWSQNTADRLLASMNNHIFPVIGTMSVSELKPRHFITLLKGIEEKGLLEVASRTRQHLRNIMRYAVHHGLIDFNPAANLDGVTAPPVKRHYPALPLERLPELLESIESFQQCRELTRLAILLTLHLFIRSSELRFSRWHEIDFGNQVWTIPPTREAIEGVRYSGRGAKMRRPHIVPLSQQSIAILKKIQDISGDNALVFPRDHNAYKPMCENTVNKALRLMGWDTKMEICGHGFRTMACSALMESSIWSQDAVERQMSHQERNSVRQAYIHRAEHLEARKAMMQWWSDYLDTCRKSYVPPYILGRGKTTLLAG, via the coding sequence ATGTCTCTTACCGACACCAAAATTCGCAGTCTCAAACCATCTGATAGACCCTTTAAAGTTTCCGATTCCCACGGTCTGTATCTCTTGGTCAAACCAAGCGGTTCACGTCACTGGTATCTCAAGTACCGTATTAAGGGTAAAGAATCCCGCATTGCACTCGGTGCCTACCCAGTTATTTCCCTCTCAGACGCCCGTAGTCAACGTGAAGGTATTCGCAAAATGCTAGTACTGAACATCAATCCAGCAGAGCAGCGAGCAACTGAGCGGAGTTCACGCATACCGGCGAAAGTGTTTAAAAACGTGGCGCTGGCGTGGCATAAGAGCAATAAACAATGGTCACAGAACACCGCCGACCGTCTGCTCGCCAGCATGAATAACCATATCTTTCCGGTCATCGGCACCATGTCAGTTTCAGAACTGAAACCCCGACACTTCATCACTTTATTAAAAGGAATTGAGGAAAAGGGTCTATTGGAGGTTGCATCCCGTACACGCCAGCACCTCCGGAATATCATGCGCTACGCCGTGCATCATGGATTAATCGATTTTAATCCGGCAGCAAACTTGGACGGGGTGACGGCTCCACCAGTAAAACGTCACTACCCCGCTCTACCGCTGGAGCGCCTTCCTGAACTGCTTGAGAGCATTGAGAGTTTTCAGCAGTGTCGTGAACTCACCCGCCTTGCCATCCTGCTAACACTGCATCTATTCATTCGCTCGAGTGAATTGCGTTTTTCCCGCTGGCATGAAATTGATTTCGGAAACCAGGTCTGGACAATACCCCCCACGCGCGAAGCTATTGAAGGAGTGCGTTACTCTGGTCGCGGTGCCAAAATGCGCAGGCCTCATATCGTACCCCTCTCACAACAGTCGATCGCGATCCTGAAAAAGATTCAGGATATCTCAGGAGATAATGCACTCGTGTTCCCCAGGGACCATAATGCGTATAAACCCATGTGTGAAAATACGGTGAACAAGGCGCTACGCCTGATGGGCTGGGACACGAAAATGGAAATCTGTGGTCACGGTTTCAGGACAATGGCATGCAGCGCCCTTATGGAGTCCAGTATATGGTCACAGGATGCTGTTGAACGGCAAATGAGCCACCAGGAACGTAACTCCGTGCGCCAAGCATATATTCACAGGGCAGAGCATCTGGAAGCCAGAAAGGCAATGATGCAGTGGTGGTCGGATTATCTGGATACTTGCCGCAAATCCTATGTACCGCCCTACATACTGGGGAGAGGAAAAACGACGCTTCTAGCTGGCTAG
- a CDS encoding ABC transporter ATP-binding protein — protein sequence MIEVNNLTFAFKKSKTAFNNISFSIDEGEVLCVLGPNGVGKTTLLKTVTGLYQPVSGSCHIGRVGNRKARMAYVPQAKRVHFSYNVLDFISFGCPLRGGMLASPGARDIEKAAQILSELGALYLATKDVNQISGGELQMCYIAKALVSEPDILVLDEPESNLDFNNQSLIINWLHTLSREKNVTIILNTHFINHANNIADKCLLMGKDSYCFGTTQSVLQESLLADYFHVPVKRCHFEHNGIQKESFIVAL from the coding sequence ATGATAGAAGTGAATAATCTGACGTTCGCGTTCAAAAAGAGTAAAACTGCCTTTAACAATATCAGCTTCTCCATTGATGAAGGTGAGGTACTGTGCGTATTAGGACCGAATGGTGTTGGCAAAACAACATTGCTTAAAACGGTTACCGGTCTGTATCAACCGGTTAGTGGTTCATGTCATATTGGCCGAGTGGGAAACCGGAAAGCTCGTATGGCGTATGTCCCGCAGGCCAAACGTGTTCACTTTTCTTACAATGTACTCGATTTCATCTCCTTTGGGTGCCCATTACGGGGCGGAATGCTGGCATCTCCTGGGGCGAGGGATATCGAAAAAGCGGCGCAAATATTGTCGGAACTTGGTGCATTATATCTTGCAACCAAAGACGTTAACCAGATCAGTGGTGGTGAGCTACAGATGTGTTACATCGCGAAGGCGCTGGTATCAGAGCCGGACATCCTTGTGCTTGATGAACCTGAATCAAATCTTGATTTTAATAACCAGTCTCTCATTATCAATTGGTTGCACACGTTGTCGCGGGAGAAAAATGTTACTATTATCCTGAATACGCACTTCATCAATCATGCAAATAACATTGCAGATAAATGTTTGCTAATGGGCAAAGATAGTTACTGTTTTGGAACTACACAGAGTGTCTTACAAGAATCTCTCCTCGCCGATTATTTCCACGTCCCCGTTAAACGTTGTCATTTTGAACACAACGGAATACAGAAAGAATCATTTATTGTTGCATTGTGA
- a CDS encoding IS256 family transposase, with the protein MDEKKLKALAAELAKGLKTEADLNAFSRMLTKLTVETALNAELTEHLGHEKNAPKTGSNTRNGYSSKTLLCDDGEIELSTPRDRENTFEPQLIKKNQTRITQMDSQILSLYAKGMTTREIVATFKEMYDADVSPTLISKVTDAVKEQVAEWQSRPLDALYPIVYLDCIVVKVRQSGSVINKAVFLALGINTEGQKELLGMWLAENEGAKFWLSVLTELKNRGLQDILIACVDGLKGFPDAINSVYPQTHIQLCIIHMVRNSLKYVSWKDYKAVTSGLKTVYQAPTEAAALMALDNFAATWDDKYPQISKSWRAHWGNLNTFFGYPPDIRKAIYTTNAIESLNSVIRAAIKKRKVFPTDDSVRKVIYLAIKDASKKWSMPIQNWRLAMSRFIIEFGDRLSDHL; encoded by the coding sequence ATGGACGAGAAGAAACTTAAAGCTCTCGCTGCAGAACTGGCTAAAGGCCTCAAAACCGAGGCCGATCTCAATGCGTTTTCCCGTATGCTGACGAAGCTTACCGTCGAAACAGCGCTCAATGCAGAGCTGACTGAACACCTCGGACACGAGAAAAATGCCCCAAAAACCGGTTCAAATACCCGCAACGGCTATTCATCCAAAACGCTGCTGTGCGACGATGGCGAGATTGAACTGAGCACGCCTCGTGACCGTGAAAATACCTTCGAGCCACAGCTTATCAAGAAAAATCAGACGCGTATCACGCAGATGGACAGCCAGATTTTGTCCCTGTACGCCAAAGGCATGACAACCCGTGAAATCGTCGCCACATTCAAGGAAATGTACGATGCGGACGTGTCACCCACGCTGATATCTAAAGTCACCGATGCGGTTAAAGAACAGGTTGCTGAATGGCAAAGTCGGCCTCTGGATGCGCTGTATCCCATTGTTTATCTTGACTGTATCGTGGTGAAAGTTCGTCAAAGTGGTAGCGTGATAAACAAAGCGGTGTTCCTCGCTCTCGGCATTAATACTGAAGGTCAGAAAGAACTTCTGGGCATGTGGCTGGCTGAAAACGAAGGGGCGAAGTTCTGGCTCAGTGTGCTGACGGAGCTTAAAAACCGGGGCCTTCAGGATATTCTGATTGCCTGTGTGGACGGCCTGAAAGGCTTCCCGGATGCGATAAACAGCGTGTATCCACAGACGCATATCCAGCTTTGCATCATTCACATGGTGCGCAACAGCCTGAAATACGTGTCGTGGAAGGACTACAAAGCCGTCACCAGCGGACTGAAAACGGTGTATCAGGCTCCGACAGAAGCGGCGGCACTGATGGCGCTGGATAACTTCGCGGCAACCTGGGACGATAAATACCCGCAAATCAGCAAAAGCTGGCGTGCGCACTGGGGAAATCTCAATACGTTCTTTGGCTACCCGCCCGACATCCGCAAAGCCATCTACACCACTAATGCTATCGAATCGCTGAACAGCGTGATCCGTGCAGCTATCAAAAAGCGCAAAGTGTTCCCGACAGACGACTCAGTGAGAAAGGTTATTTATCTGGCGATCAAGGATGCTTCAAAAAAATGGAGTATGCCGATCCAGAACTGGCGGCTGGCGATGAGTCGTTTTATTATCGAGTTCGGTGACCGCCTGAGCGATCACCTTTAA
- a CDS encoding iron chelate uptake ABC transporter family permease subunit produces MRDPGFSVICNLRLPRIIAVMMVGAGLSVAGVTYQAVLRNALASPDVLGTSSAARL; encoded by the coding sequence ATACGTGACCCAGGATTCTCGGTTATATGCAATCTACGGTTGCCAAGGATTATTGCCGTAATGATGGTAGGGGCAGGGCTATCAGTAGCAGGCGTGACGTATCAAGCGGTGTTGCGAAATGCACTGGCTAGCCCGGATGTGCTCGGTACATCTTCCGCCGCGAGACTGTAA
- a CDS encoding IS1 family transposase (programmed frameshift), whose translation MAKVDVKCPFCEQIESVKKHGLGKAKLQRYRCQSCCRTFQLDYAYRACQPGMKSQIVDLAMNNAGIRDTARALHISINAVVRTPKKLSPRVVTTLPLDNLQIQLICEVDEMWSFVGNKKRQRWLWYAWEPRLKRIVAHAFGRRSKMTQCKLLGLLSGFRVAFWCTDNFSAYEMLPATKDITGKLYTQRIERENLNLRNRLKRLNRKTPGYSKSAEMHDKIIGTFIEREHYLQ comes from the exons ATGGCTAAAGTTGACGTAAAATGCCCGTTTTGTGAGCAAATCGAATCTGTTAAAAAGCATGGCCTGGGTAAGGCCAAACTTCAGCGCTATCGGTGCCAGTCGTGCTGCCGTACTTTCCAGCTCGATTATGCTTATCGCGCCTGCCAACCCGGCATGAAATCACAAATTGTCGACCTTGCAATGAACAATGCCGGTATTCGAGACACTGCCCGAGCTTTACATATCAGCATTAATGCCGTTGTGCGCACAC CTAAAAAACTCTCGCCGAGAGTTGTAACCACGCTTCCTCTGGATAACCTGCAAATTCAGCTTATCTGTGAAGTTGATGAAATGTGGTCGTTTGTTGGCAATAAAAAGCGTCAGCGTTGGCTGTGGTATGCATGGGAGCCTCGTCTCAAACGTATTGTTGCTCATGCTTTTGGGCGCAGGAGCAAAATGACGCAGTGCAAATTACTGGGTTTACTGTCGGGCTTCAGAGTCGCCTTCTGGTGTACAGACAACTTCAGTGCTTATGAGATGTTACCGGCTACAAAAGACATCACAGGTAAGCTTTACACCCAGCGGATTGAACGCGAAAACCTGAATCTTCGTAACCGGTTAAAACGACTGAATCGCAAAACGCCTGGGTACTCAAAATCGGCAGAAATGCATGACAAGATAATCGGCACGTTCATTGAGCGTGAGCATTACCTGCAATGA
- a CDS encoding multidrug effflux MFS transporter, whose amino-acid sequence MLNQQTRTQSATANNTGLSFLLILSALMAVTSLSTDIYLPAMPVMAKDLQGDAELTITGFLIGFCIAQLIWGPISDRYGRRLPLFIGLGLFIIGSVGCALSTDIVQIVFWRVFQALGACTGPMLARAMIRDLFSRTRAAQMLSTLMIIMAIAPIAGPLIGGQMIKVTSWHAIFWLLAIIGTLMLMSLFWLPETLPAEKRSQASVTTAFQNYYSLLTNAKYMRFTLCLTFYYVAAYAFITGSPFVYITYFGVDPQHYGWLFAVNIVGLMAVSMVNRRLVHRYPLEALLRNAVFIAAIAAIVLAVTTGLGVGGITVIVGAVFVFFSMNGIIAATSTACALDAVPNVAGSASALMGALQYGSGIISSLLLALFSDGTPWTIGWIIALFTAASALMALTVQVKNNYPLPE is encoded by the coding sequence ATGCTTAATCAACAGACACGTACACAGTCAGCTACAGCTAACAATACAGGTCTATCATTTCTACTCATTCTGAGCGCCCTGATGGCTGTTACCTCTTTATCAACCGACATCTATCTTCCGGCTATGCCCGTCATGGCAAAGGATTTACAGGGTGATGCAGAGCTGACAATCACAGGGTTCCTTATCGGCTTTTGCATTGCACAACTGATTTGGGGACCGATTAGCGATCGTTATGGGCGTCGACTGCCGCTGTTTATCGGTTTAGGTCTATTCATCATCGGCTCGGTGGGCTGCGCGTTATCAACAGATATCGTGCAAATAGTCTTCTGGCGTGTTTTTCAGGCGTTAGGTGCCTGTACTGGGCCGATGTTGGCACGAGCAATGATCCGTGACCTGTTTAGCCGCACTCGCGCAGCACAAATGCTTTCGACACTGATGATCATCATGGCTATCGCGCCGATTGCCGGGCCCCTGATCGGCGGGCAGATGATTAAAGTCACCTCGTGGCATGCTATTTTCTGGCTGCTGGCGATTATCGGAACATTAATGCTGATGTCTTTATTCTGGTTACCCGAAACATTACCTGCCGAAAAACGCTCGCAAGCCTCCGTAACCACAGCTTTTCAGAACTACTATTCCTTGCTAACCAATGCCAAATACATGCGGTTTACGCTATGCCTGACGTTCTACTACGTTGCAGCCTACGCCTTTATCACGGGCTCTCCGTTTGTGTACATCACGTACTTCGGCGTTGACCCGCAGCATTACGGTTGGCTGTTTGCAGTAAACATTGTTGGACTGATGGCGGTGAGCATGGTCAACAGACGTCTGGTTCACCGCTACCCACTGGAAGCGTTGCTCAGGAATGCCGTATTCATCGCCGCTATTGCGGCGATAGTGCTGGCGGTCACCACCGGCCTGGGTGTGGGTGGAATTACCGTGATTGTCGGCGCTGTATTCGTGTTCTTCTCTATGAATGGCATCATCGCGGCGACATCCACGGCTTGTGCTTTGGACGCAGTGCCTAATGTGGCTGGCTCCGCGTCGGCGCTAATGGGCGCGTTACAATACGGCAGCGGCATCATCTCTTCACTGCTTCTTGCCCTGTTCAGTGATGGCACACCATGGACGATAGGCTGGATAATTGCGTTGTTTACAGCAGCCAGCGCCTTGATGGCATTGACTGTTCAGGTAAAAAACAACTATCCCCTGCCCGAATGA